The following proteins are encoded in a genomic region of Aliiroseovarius sp. F47248L:
- a CDS encoding sigma-54 dependent transcriptional regulator, with product MAQAMKIAIVDDEQDMRQSISQWLSLSGFETETFPSAEDALKVIGQDYPGVIISDIKMPGIDGMGFLKKLMSLDSSLPVIMITGHGDVPMAVEAMRVGAFDFLEKPFNPDQLTNLAKKATHKRRLAMDARALRRELSDGSTIMKKLIGASPVMSRLREDILDIGQSDGHVLIDGETGTGKTLVAHAMHAVGAKAGKKFVVATCAGQEEDDLTRRLFGPMEEGGAQPLVEEARGGTLVLEDIEALPMGLQARLLTWMNDQGTPAETRVVAICNLQEQGKTCEDCLRPDLFYRLAAMKITLPPLRQRGEDILMLFTGFADQFADEYGCAAPTVSAQEAAQLLQAPWPGNIRQLINIAERAVLQSRRGTGTISSLLMSDHDEVQPVMTTEGKPLKEYVEAFERMLIDNTMRRHKGSIVGVMDELCLPRRTLNEKMAKYGLQRSDYLN from the coding sequence ATGGCGCAGGCAATGAAAATCGCGATCGTCGATGACGAACAGGACATGCGGCAATCCATTTCGCAATGGTTGTCCCTGTCTGGGTTCGAGACAGAGACCTTTCCGTCTGCTGAAGACGCCTTGAAAGTGATCGGGCAGGACTATCCGGGGGTGATCATCTCGGACATCAAGATGCCGGGAATCGACGGTATGGGGTTCTTGAAGAAACTGATGAGCCTCGACAGTTCGCTGCCTGTCATCATGATCACCGGTCACGGCGATGTGCCGATGGCGGTCGAGGCTATGCGCGTCGGCGCCTTCGATTTCCTTGAAAAGCCGTTTAATCCCGATCAACTGACCAATCTGGCGAAGAAGGCGACACATAAACGGCGGCTGGCGATGGATGCGCGTGCGCTGCGCCGCGAACTGTCCGATGGTTCGACCATCATGAAAAAACTGATTGGAGCGTCCCCGGTCATGTCGCGTCTGCGCGAGGATATTCTGGATATTGGCCAATCTGACGGTCACGTTCTGATCGATGGCGAAACCGGAACCGGAAAAACGCTCGTGGCCCATGCAATGCATGCGGTTGGGGCAAAGGCGGGCAAGAAATTTGTCGTCGCCACCTGCGCGGGGCAGGAAGAAGACGACCTGACTCGCCGCCTGTTCGGCCCGATGGAAGAAGGCGGTGCGCAACCGCTGGTCGAAGAGGCCCGCGGCGGCACGTTGGTGTTGGAAGACATCGAGGCATTGCCGATGGGGCTGCAGGCCCGGTTGCTCACGTGGATGAACGATCAAGGCACCCCGGCCGAAACCCGCGTCGTGGCAATCTGCAACTTGCAAGAGCAAGGCAAGACCTGCGAAGATTGCCTGCGGCCCGATTTATTCTATCGCCTTGCCGCGATGAAGATCACCCTTCCGCCGCTGCGCCAGCGGGGCGAGGATATCCTGATGCTGTTCACCGGGTTTGCCGACCAGTTCGCGGATGAATACGGCTGCGCGGCCCCCACCGTCAGCGCGCAAGAGGCCGCCCAGCTTCTGCAAGCGCCGTGGCCCGGTAACATACGCCAGTTGATCAACATCGCCGAACGCGCCGTTCTGCAGTCACGCCGCGGCACTGGCACTATCTCGTCCCTGCTGATGTCGGACCACGACGAAGTTCAACCGGTGATGACGACCGAGGGCAAGCCGCTCAAGGAATACGTGGAAGCGTTCGAGCGGATGTTGATCGACAACACGATGCGCCGCCACAAGGGGTCAATCGTCGGGGTAATGGACGAGCTGTGCCTGCCGCGCCGGACTCTGAACGAGAAGATGGCAAAATACGGGCTGCAGAGGTCTGACTATCTTAACTAA
- a CDS encoding ATP-binding protein: MAVFKNRPVPPPRPGVSLRARLVLVALISLAVFVVFFSNRLLTERYTETTRNRAELRVALYSGNLLSELQRNSVVPLLLSRDPALINALNSADYSQSTARLISYRDEIEAASLMLLDSDGRAVAATTRETLGSQHRTNPYYVEALRSSETVFTTVQTEAGSYEFSYSRKIEDSDGVIGVIVVNVDLRKFESSWSGISDAVLVTDSEGNVILATEPRWRGKPEGEALATVSATDAIRRSVREAADWSGLPSDVLFLGEEVMRHESRVPFQGWRIASFTSYASVREKVNAVLALEIMAFAMVLSLLFYLISRRAQWRSVLFAQESADLRQLNVALQREIAERKRAEENLQVAEQTLAQSSKLAALGEMSAAVSHELNQPLAAMKTYLAGAKLLLQRKRPDEALSSFQRIDDLIERMGAITRQLKSYARKGGEAFEPMDVRESVSTALSMMEPQLKSREVRITRNIPREPVMVMGDRLRLEQVLINLLRNALDATKTVDLPQVDIIVSRGDYVLITVRDNGNGVEDLDNLFEPFYTTKAPGDGVGLGLAISSGIVTDLGGRLTARNGQDGGAVFEVELPVLDEQEIDVEAAE; this comes from the coding sequence ATGGCCGTTTTTAAGAACCGTCCAGTGCCGCCCCCACGTCCGGGGGTCAGTCTTCGCGCGCGCCTTGTGCTTGTCGCGTTGATTTCCCTTGCGGTCTTTGTGGTCTTCTTCTCGAACCGCCTACTGACCGAACGTTACACCGAAACCACCCGTAACCGGGCCGAGCTTCGGGTGGCGCTGTATTCCGGAAACCTGCTGAGTGAATTGCAACGAAACTCGGTCGTGCCCTTGTTGCTGTCGCGCGATCCGGCGTTGATCAACGCATTGAACTCCGCAGATTACTCACAAAGCACGGCCCGACTGATTTCCTATCGCGACGAGATCGAAGCCGCGTCGCTGATGCTTCTAGACAGTGACGGGCGCGCCGTGGCCGCTACCACACGCGAGACATTGGGATCGCAGCACCGCACCAATCCTTATTATGTCGAGGCACTCAGAAGCTCGGAAACCGTTTTCACGACAGTGCAGACAGAGGCCGGATCATACGAGTTTTCCTATTCCCGCAAGATCGAAGACAGCGATGGCGTGATCGGAGTGATTGTCGTCAACGTGGATCTGCGCAAATTTGAAAGCAGTTGGTCTGGCATTTCGGATGCAGTGCTTGTCACCGACAGCGAAGGCAACGTTATTCTGGCCACGGAACCCCGCTGGCGTGGCAAACCAGAAGGCGAGGCACTTGCGACCGTGTCTGCAACCGATGCAATCCGGCGCAGTGTGCGCGAGGCGGCGGATTGGTCGGGTCTACCGTCGGATGTGCTGTTTTTGGGCGAAGAAGTGATGCGCCACGAAAGCCGAGTGCCATTTCAAGGGTGGCGGATCGCGTCCTTCACCTCTTACGCGTCGGTGCGCGAAAAGGTGAATGCGGTTTTGGCGCTGGAGATCATGGCGTTCGCGATGGTCCTGTCGCTGCTGTTTTATCTGATCAGCCGGCGTGCTCAATGGCGCTCGGTCCTGTTTGCGCAGGAATCGGCGGATTTGCGGCAGTTGAACGTCGCATTGCAACGCGAAATCGCGGAACGCAAACGGGCCGAAGAGAACCTGCAAGTGGCTGAACAGACGCTGGCGCAAAGCTCGAAACTGGCAGCGTTGGGGGAAATGTCGGCAGCGGTCAGTCACGAATTGAACCAACCGCTGGCTGCGATGAAAACGTATTTGGCCGGGGCGAAGCTGTTGTTGCAACGCAAGCGTCCGGATGAAGCCCTGTCCAGTTTCCAACGAATTGATGACCTGATCGAACGAATGGGTGCGATCACGCGTCAGTTGAAAAGTTATGCCCGTAAGGGTGGTGAGGCGTTTGAGCCGATGGATGTGCGCGAAAGTGTTTCCACCGCGCTGTCGATGATGGAACCTCAGCTGAAAAGCCGCGAGGTCCGCATCACGCGCAATATTCCGCGCGAACCCGTTATGGTGATGGGAGATCGCTTGCGCCTGGAGCAAGTGTTGATCAATTTGCTGCGAAACGCGCTGGACGCAACAAAAACTGTTGATTTGCCGCAGGTTGATATCATCGTCAGTCGGGGCGATTATGTGTTGATCACAGTGCGCGACAATGGAAACGGAGTGGAAGATCTGGATAACCTGTTCGAGCCTTTCTACACCACCAAGGCCCCCGGAGACGGGGTTGGGCTGGGGCTGGCGATTTCGTCGGGCATTGTCACAGATTTGGGTGGCCGTTTGACGGCGCGTAACGGTCAGGATGGTGGCGCGGTTTTTGAAGTCGAGTTGCCCGTTTTGGATGAACAGGAAATTGACGTTGAAGCCGCTGAATAA
- the purQ gene encoding phosphoribosylformylglycinamidine synthase subunit PurQ, which produces MKAGVIVFPGSNCDRDLAVAFERTGAQVKMIWHKETDLPDDLDIVGIPGGFSFGDYLRCGAIAAQSPITRSLIKHTERGGYAVGICNGFQVLTETGILPGALMRNADLKFICKPIGLKVETTNCGFLSGYDKGQEITVPIAHHDGNYNVTDEKLAQLRDEDRIAFTYIDNPNGSTGDIAGVISKNRRVLGMMPHPERCVDERHGGTDGVAMFRSLVDSVVAA; this is translated from the coding sequence ATGAAAGCGGGCGTCATTGTTTTTCCGGGTTCTAACTGTGACCGCGATCTGGCGGTGGCGTTTGAGCGGACGGGTGCACAGGTCAAGATGATCTGGCACAAGGAAACAGACCTGCCGGATGATCTGGATATCGTGGGTATTCCGGGTGGGTTTTCTTTCGGGGACTATCTGCGTTGCGGTGCGATCGCGGCGCAGTCACCCATCACCCGTTCGTTGATCAAGCATACCGAGCGCGGCGGCTATGCCGTCGGCATTTGCAATGGCTTTCAGGTGCTGACTGAAACCGGCATTCTGCCCGGTGCCCTGATGCGCAATGCCGACCTGAAGTTCATCTGCAAACCTATTGGTTTAAAAGTAGAAACCACGAACTGCGGCTTTCTGTCCGGCTATGACAAAGGGCAGGAGATCACCGTTCCGATCGCGCATCATGACGGCAATTACAACGTCACAGATGAAAAGCTGGCGCAGTTGCGCGATGAGGACCGGATTGCTTTCACATACATCGACAATCCCAATGGCTCGACCGGGGATATTGCTGGGGTGATATCCAAGAACCGTCGTGTGCTTGGTATGATGCCGCATCCCGAGCGATGTGTGGACGAAAGACACGGCGGAACCGATGGCGTGGCGATGTTCCGCTCGTTGGTGGATAGCGTCGTCGCTGCGTGA
- the purS gene encoding phosphoribosylformylglycinamidine synthase subunit PurS has translation MKVRVDVMLKTGVLDPQGEAVRHALGNLGFAGVERVRQGKVIELDLADGTSDEDIKKMCEKLLANTVIENYTIQVL, from the coding sequence ATGAAAGTACGTGTTGATGTGATGCTGAAAACCGGCGTTCTGGACCCGCAGGGCGAGGCCGTGCGCCACGCGCTAGGCAACCTGGGGTTTGCGGGCGTGGAACGTGTGCGTCAAGGCAAAGTGATCGAACTTGATCTGGCCGACGGCACCTCGGACGAGGACATCAAGAAGATGTGCGAAAAGCTGCTGGCCAACACCGTCATCGAAAACTACACCATTCAGGTGCTGTGA
- the purC gene encoding phosphoribosylaminoimidazolesuccinocarboxamide synthase: MARRKKLYEGKAKILYEGTEPGTIVQYFKDDATAFNAEKKDVIDGKGVLNNRLSEFFMIGLTQLGIPNHFIKRLNMREQLVRAAEIVPLEIIVRNVAAGSMAKRLGMEEGTPLPRPIVEFSYKDDSLGDPLVPEEYIAAFGWASQQEMDEIVSMALRVNDYLSGVMYGVGIKLVDFKIEMGRVYEGDFPRLIVADEISPDSCRLWDMETGQKLDKDVFRRDLGNLADAYTEVARRLGVMPSNVTHTPAKPTLIN; encoded by the coding sequence ATGGCACGGCGCAAGAAACTTTATGAAGGCAAGGCGAAGATCCTGTATGAAGGCACCGAGCCGGGCACCATCGTGCAGTATTTCAAAGACGATGCGACCGCATTTAACGCCGAAAAGAAGGACGTGATCGACGGGAAAGGTGTTTTGAACAACCGCCTGTCCGAGTTCTTCATGATTGGGCTGACACAGCTTGGTATTCCCAACCACTTCATCAAACGCTTGAACATGCGTGAACAGCTAGTACGTGCCGCCGAGATCGTGCCGCTTGAGATTATCGTGCGCAACGTGGCCGCAGGCTCCATGGCCAAACGTCTGGGTATGGAAGAGGGCACACCGCTGCCCCGCCCGATCGTCGAGTTTTCTTACAAGGACGACAGTCTTGGTGACCCTCTGGTGCCGGAAGAATACATCGCCGCGTTCGGTTGGGCGAGCCAACAAGAGATGGACGAGATCGTGTCGATGGCGTTGCGTGTGAACGATTACCTGTCAGGCGTGATGTATGGTGTCGGAATCAAGCTGGTTGACTTCAAGATCGAAATGGGCCGCGTTTATGAAGGCGACTTCCCGCGTTTGATCGTGGCCGATGAGATCAGCCCCGACAGCTGCCGTCTGTGGGACATGGAAACCGGTCAGAAGTTGGACAAGGACGTGTTCCGCCGCGACCTTGGCAACCTGGCCGATGCTTATACCGAGGTGGCGCGCCGTCTGGGCGTCATGCCGTCGAATGTCACCCACACCCCCGCTAAACCGACCCTGATCAACTGA
- a CDS encoding DUF1476 domain-containing protein → MTTFDDRENAFEAKFAHDEEMQFKAEARANKKLGLWAAEKLGKSGDDALAYASEVIKSDFEEAGHEDVVRKVTGDLSTVSADEVRAKRAELLAIAKAELITEV, encoded by the coding sequence ATGACCACCTTTGATGATCGCGAAAACGCCTTCGAAGCCAAATTTGCCCATGATGAAGAAATGCAGTTCAAGGCAGAAGCACGCGCCAACAAGAAACTGGGCCTGTGGGCTGCAGAGAAACTGGGCAAATCCGGGGACGATGCTCTGGCCTATGCAAGCGAAGTGATCAAGTCAGATTTTGAAGAAGCTGGACATGAAGACGTGGTGCGTAAGGTCACAGGTGATCTCAGCACCGTCAGCGCCGATGAAGTCCGCGCCAAACGTGCCGAACTTCTGGCTATTGCCAAAGCCGAACTGATCACCGAAGTCTGA
- the bmt gene encoding betaine--homocysteine S-methyltransferase: protein MTDLLTQLMAERDWLMADGATGTTLFNMGLTSGDAPELWNVDRPDDIRTLYKGAVDAGSDIFLTNSFGGNASRLKLHDAQSRVRELNRAAAELGREVADASGRKVVVAGSIGPTGDIMEPMGSLTFDSAVEMFHEQAEGLKEGGADVLWVETISAPEEYKAAARAAELADMPWCGTMSFDTAGRTMMGITSADLAKMVETLSKPPLAFGANCGVGAADLLRTVLGFAAQGSERPIIAKGNAGIPKYVDGHIHYDGTPTLMADYAVLARDCGATIIGGCCGTTPEHLRAMREALETRPRSDSRPTLEQIAAALGGFSSASDGTGDDAGQKPDRRSRRRRR, encoded by the coding sequence ATGACGGACCTGCTGACCCAACTGATGGCGGAACGCGATTGGCTGATGGCCGATGGCGCTACCGGAACGACCCTGTTCAACATGGGCCTGACCTCAGGCGATGCGCCCGAGCTGTGGAACGTTGATAGACCCGACGATATTCGCACGCTTTATAAGGGTGCTGTGGATGCCGGATCTGATATCTTCCTGACCAACTCGTTCGGCGGCAACGCTTCGCGCCTGAAGTTGCACGATGCCCAAAGCCGCGTACGCGAACTGAACCGCGCCGCTGCCGAACTGGGTCGCGAGGTTGCCGATGCGTCAGGTCGCAAGGTTGTAGTGGCCGGATCCATCGGCCCGACCGGCGACATCATGGAGCCGATGGGCAGCCTGACCTTCGACAGCGCCGTTGAGATGTTCCATGAACAAGCCGAAGGGCTGAAGGAAGGCGGGGCGGACGTGCTGTGGGTCGAAACGATTTCGGCACCTGAAGAATACAAAGCCGCTGCCCGCGCCGCCGAACTGGCCGACATGCCATGGTGCGGCACGATGAGCTTCGACACCGCCGGGCGCACCATGATGGGCATCACCTCGGCCGATCTGGCGAAGATGGTCGAGACACTCAGCAAGCCACCCTTGGCCTTTGGGGCAAACTGTGGCGTTGGTGCCGCCGATCTGCTGCGCACAGTCCTGGGCTTTGCGGCACAAGGCAGCGAACGCCCGATCATAGCCAAGGGCAACGCGGGCATTCCGAAATATGTGGATGGCCATATCCACTATGACGGCACTCCGACTTTGATGGCGGATTATGCGGTTCTGGCCCGCGATTGCGGCGCCACGATCATTGGCGGGTGCTGTGGCACCACGCCTGAGCATCTGCGCGCCATGCGCGAAGCGTTGGAGACACGTCCAAGAAGCGACAGCCGGCCAACGTTGGAGCAGATCGCTGCGGCACTTGGCGGCTTCTCATCGGCTTCCGATGGCACGGGCGACGATGCGGGGCAGAAACCAGACCGCCGGTCACGCCGTCGGCGTCGTTAA
- a CDS encoding PA0069 family radical SAM protein gives MVSNCDNKIRAEARRGRAANSNDTGRFEPYQRVCVDDGWQQELPRTILTHVAIENPRSVITRNRSPDISFDRSINPYRGCEHGCIYCFARPTHAYLGYSAGLDFETRLIARPNAPRRLEKELSRARYAVAPIAIGTNTDPYQPIEAQYRVMRGVLEVLARFRHPVTIVTKGTLIERDLDLLSEMAQAGLTHVGVSVTTMDAALSRKMEPRVPSPKRRLQMIERLSETGIPVRVMVAPVVPGLTDHELEAILCAARDAGAEAASYILLRLPSEVSELFQDWLTEHVPDRAARVMGRMREMRGGDDYDAEFGSRMVGKGTFSDLLRLRFDIARKRLGLSKGLPKLRCDLFAVPPKAGDQLSLF, from the coding sequence ATGGTTTCAAATTGCGATAACAAAATCCGGGCTGAAGCACGGCGCGGACGCGCGGCAAACAGCAACGACACCGGCAGGTTCGAACCTTATCAGAGAGTATGTGTCGACGATGGTTGGCAACAAGAACTGCCACGCACGATCCTGACCCATGTTGCCATCGAAAATCCGCGCAGCGTGATCACGCGCAACAGATCGCCCGATATCAGTTTTGACCGGTCGATCAATCCGTATCGCGGGTGCGAACACGGGTGCATCTATTGTTTTGCACGCCCGACGCATGCCTATCTGGGCTATTCAGCGGGTCTGGATTTCGAAACGCGCCTGATTGCGCGCCCCAATGCGCCACGACGGCTGGAGAAGGAGTTGTCGCGCGCGCGCTATGCGGTGGCACCTATCGCGATCGGCACCAATACCGATCCCTATCAACCAATCGAAGCGCAGTATCGCGTCATGCGCGGGGTTCTTGAGGTGCTCGCGCGGTTTCGTCATCCGGTCACGATCGTCACCAAGGGCACTCTGATAGAACGTGACCTTGATCTGCTATCCGAGATGGCGCAGGCGGGGCTGACACATGTAGGCGTTTCCGTCACCACGATGGATGCGGCGTTGTCGCGCAAGATGGAACCACGCGTGCCCAGCCCCAAAAGACGGTTACAGATGATCGAACGTCTGTCCGAAACCGGGATCCCGGTGCGCGTCATGGTCGCGCCCGTCGTGCCCGGCCTGACAGACCACGAACTTGAGGCGATCCTGTGCGCTGCGCGCGATGCGGGTGCCGAGGCGGCGAGCTATATTCTGCTGCGCCTTCCCAGCGAGGTCTCGGAGCTGTTTCAGGATTGGCTGACTGAACACGTGCCCGACCGCGCCGCCCGTGTGATGGGACGGATGCGCGAGATGCGCGGAGGTGATGATTATGACGCGGAGTTTGGTTCCCGGATGGTTGGGAAAGGCACGTTTTCAGACCTGTTGCGCCTTCGGTTTGACATTGCCCGCAAGCGTCTTGGGCTGTCCAAAGGCTTGCCAAAGCTGCGCTGTGATCTGTTCGCCGTGCCGCCCAAAGCCGGGGATCAACTGTCACTGTTTTGA
- a CDS encoding B12-binding domain-containing protein: MSDQEDDIILSELNDEELVQQMHDDLYDGLAEEITEGVNILLERGWEPYKVLTEALVGGMTIVGHDFRDGILFVPEVLLAANAMKAGMSILKPLLIATGAPRMGKMVIGTVKGDIHDIGKNLVSMMMEGAGFEVVDLGINNAVESYLEALEAEQADILGMSALLTTTMPYMKVVIDTMIEKGIRDDYTILVGGAPLNEEFGKAIGADSYCRDAAVAVETAKDYMLRKHNQLAAG; encoded by the coding sequence ATGTCCGACCAAGAAGACGATATCATCCTGAGCGAGCTGAACGACGAAGAGCTTGTCCAGCAGATGCATGACGACCTTTATGACGGTCTTGCGGAAGAGATTACCGAAGGCGTCAACATCCTGCTTGAGCGCGGCTGGGAACCGTACAAAGTTCTGACCGAAGCGCTTGTGGGGGGTATGACCATCGTAGGGCACGACTTCCGTGACGGGATTTTGTTTGTGCCCGAGGTGCTTCTGGCCGCCAATGCGATGAAGGCTGGCATGTCCATTCTGAAGCCGCTGCTGATCGCCACTGGTGCACCCCGCATGGGCAAGATGGTGATCGGCACGGTAAAGGGCGACATTCACGATATCGGCAAGAACCTTGTATCGATGATGATGGAAGGCGCCGGCTTTGAAGTTGTCGATCTGGGCATCAACAATGCGGTCGAAAGCTATCTTGAAGCATTGGAGGCCGAACAAGCTGACATTCTTGGTATGTCGGCCCTACTGACCACAACGATGCCTTATATGAAGGTCGTGATCGACACGATGATCGAAAAGGGTATTCGCGACGATTATACCATTCTGGTTGGTGGTGCGCCGTTGAACGAGGAGTTCGGCAAGGCGATTGGGGCGGATAGCTATTGCCGTGATGCCGCGGTCGCGGTTGAGACGGCGAAAGACTACATGCTGCGCAAACATAACCAGCTTGCCGCAGGCTGA
- a CDS encoding DUF1638 domain-containing protein — translation MKPSDEELTRDGLAPTDASAKVLILACGALANEILALIRLNGWDHMSLTCLPAILHNTPDKIPGAVRAAVEKHGANFDQIFLAYADCGTGGELATMCDEMGIEMIRGPHCYSFFEGNDAFAARTEDEIDVFYLTDFLARGFESFVIKPLGLDRHPELRDMYFGHYTRLIYLAQTDNPDLDRMAEAAAKRIGLIYERKFTGFGDLATALKHLR, via the coding sequence ATGAAGCCAAGCGACGAAGAACTCACCCGCGACGGGTTGGCACCAACAGATGCCTCGGCCAAGGTTTTGATTTTGGCCTGCGGTGCACTGGCCAACGAAATTCTGGCGCTAATCCGCCTGAACGGTTGGGATCACATGAGCCTGACCTGCCTGCCCGCAATCCTGCACAACACGCCGGACAAAATCCCCGGTGCCGTCCGCGCTGCTGTTGAAAAACACGGCGCCAACTTTGATCAGATCTTTCTAGCCTACGCCGATTGTGGCACCGGAGGCGAGTTGGCCACAATGTGTGACGAAATGGGCATCGAGATGATCCGGGGGCCGCACTGTTACAGCTTCTTCGAGGGCAACGACGCTTTTGCCGCCCGCACCGAAGACGAGATCGATGTTTTCTATCTGACCGACTTTCTGGCACGTGGGTTTGAAAGTTTCGTGATCAAACCGCTGGGTCTGGATCGCCACCCTGAATTGCGGGACATGTATTTCGGCCATTATACGCGGCTGATCTATCTGGCGCAGACTGACAATCCTGACCTTGACCGCATGGCCGAGGCAGCTGCCAAACGGATTGGCCTGATATACGAGCGAAAGTTCACCGGCTTTGGAGATTTGGCCACAGCCCTGAAACACTTGAGGTGA
- a CDS encoding SufE family protein translates to MASPAFEDIVEDFAFLDEWEDRYAMVIDMGKALPPMEDALKVPSTKVEGCASQVWLHPEIDGDIYRFHGDSDAMIVKGLIAVLAALYNDLPVSEVGMVDAPAELARLGLNDHLSSQRSNGLRAMVERIRMQAADAV, encoded by the coding sequence ATGGCCAGCCCCGCTTTTGAAGATATAGTCGAGGATTTTGCGTTTCTGGACGAGTGGGAAGACCGCTATGCGATGGTCATCGACATGGGCAAAGCGCTACCACCGATGGAGGACGCGTTGAAAGTGCCGTCCACAAAGGTGGAAGGCTGTGCCAGTCAGGTCTGGTTGCACCCGGAAATCGACGGCGACATCTATCGCTTTCATGGTGACAGCGATGCGATGATCGTCAAAGGTCTGATTGCGGTTCTGGCGGCGCTTTACAATGATCTGCCGGTGTCTGAGGTCGGTATGGTCGACGCCCCGGCAGAACTGGCGCGGTTGGGTCTGAACGACCATCTGTCGTCGCAACGGTCCAACGGGCTGCGCGCGATGGTCGAGCGTATTCGAATGCAAGCCGCAGACGCGGTCTGA
- the rnd gene encoding ribonuclease D, producing the protein MITITTTEALAEFCTRAAKHPYVTVDTEFLRERTYYSKLCLVQLAVPGDSDEDAVLVDPLVNGLSLDPLYTLFRDENVVKVFHAARQDLEIFFVEAGVFPKPLFDTQVAAMVCGFGDQAGYETLVRKIARAQMDKSSRFTDWSRRPLTDAQKSYAIGDVTHLRQIYEYLAAELKKSGRGAWVEEELAILTEPATYTIQPEEAWMRLKTRTNSSRFLGVAKELARFREAYAQSRNVPRNRVMKDDALLELASTKPRNMQDLGRSRLLLREARKGEIAEGILHAVTAGVEMAQEDLPKASDKSRDKLQVNPALADLLRVLLKARCEQEKVAQKLIASAADLDALAAGKRDVQALRGWRAEVFGNDALRLCEGKLALAAKGHRVEVFEV; encoded by the coding sequence ATGATCACGATTACCACGACCGAGGCGCTGGCTGAGTTTTGCACCCGCGCCGCCAAGCATCCCTATGTTACGGTCGACACGGAATTTCTGCGCGAACGCACCTATTATTCAAAACTTTGCCTTGTGCAACTGGCCGTGCCTGGTGATTCAGACGAAGACGCTGTGCTGGTTGACCCGCTGGTTAACGGGTTATCGCTGGACCCGCTTTATACGCTGTTCCGCGATGAAAACGTGGTCAAGGTGTTCCACGCTGCCCGTCAGGATCTTGAGATCTTCTTTGTTGAAGCTGGTGTCTTTCCCAAACCGCTGTTTGACACGCAGGTGGCCGCGATGGTCTGTGGCTTTGGCGATCAAGCGGGGTATGAGACCTTGGTGCGCAAGATTGCGCGCGCGCAGATGGACAAATCCAGCCGATTCACCGACTGGTCGCGCCGCCCGCTGACCGATGCACAAAAGAGCTATGCCATTGGGGATGTTACGCATTTGCGTCAGATCTATGAGTATTTGGCCGCCGAGTTGAAAAAAAGCGGCCGCGGGGCCTGGGTGGAAGAGGAACTGGCCATTCTGACGGAACCCGCAACCTATACTATCCAACCGGAAGAGGCGTGGATGCGCCTGAAAACACGCACGAACTCATCGCGTTTTCTGGGTGTCGCCAAAGAGCTTGCCCGCTTCCGCGAAGCCTATGCCCAATCGCGCAATGTGCCCCGCAACCGGGTGATGAAAGACGATGCGTTGCTTGAACTGGCCTCAACCAAACCCCGCAACATGCAGGATCTGGGCCGGTCACGTCTACTGTTGCGTGAAGCCCGCAAGGGCGAGATCGCCGAAGGTATTCTGCACGCTGTGACCGCCGGTGTTGAAATGGCGCAGGAAGACCTGCCCAAAGCGTCGGACAAATCCCGCGACAAGCTACAAGTGAACCCGGCACTGGCCGATCTTTTGCGTGTGCTTCTGAAAGCGCGTTGCGAGCAGGAAAAAGTGGCGCAGAAACTGATCGCGTCGGCGGCTGATCTGGACGCATTGGCGGCGGGAAAACGCGACGTTCAAGCCCTGCGCGGCTGGCGGGCCGAGGTGTTTGGCAACGATGCGCTGCGCCTGTGCGAAGGCAAGCTGGCGCTGGCCGCCAAAGGGCATCGGGTCGAAGTGTTCGAAGTTTAG